The Streptococcus equi subsp. equi nucleotide sequence ATGGGCAATGACTTTGTAACAGTTGAAAATTTGTCTGTAACCGTTGATGGTGACAAAATTCTAGATAACATTAGCTTCATTCTAAGGCCAGGTGATAAGACTGCCATTATCGGACAAAATGACATTCAAACAACAGCTCTTATGCGCGCTCTGGCTGATGACATTGACTATGAAGGGACTATCAAATGGGGAGTAACAACTAGTCGCTCCTATCTGCCAAAGGACAACTCACGTGACTTTGCTAGCGATGAGTCTATCCTTGAATGGCTCCGCCAATTTGCAGCAAAGGGTGAAGATGATGATACCTTCTTGCGTGGTTTCTTAGGACGTATGCTCTTTTCTGGAGATGAGGTTAAAAAATCCGTTAACGTTCTCTCTGGTGGTGAGAAGGTGCGCGTGATGCTATCAAAGTTAATGCTTTTAAAATCAAATGTTCTCCTTCTTGATGACCCAACCAATCACCTAGATTTGGAATCTATTTCAAGTCTCAATGACGGGATTAAAGATTTTAAAGAGTCTGTTATTTTTACCAGTCACGACCACGAGTTTATCCAAACCATTGCTAATCACATTGTTGTTATTTCTAAAAATGGTGTGATTGACCGTATTGACGAAACCTATGATGAATTCCTTGAAAACAAAGACGTTCAAGCTAAGGTAGCAGAGCTTTGGAAATAAGGAAGAAACAAGGAGCTTTGCTCAATATCATCATTAAAGTATAGAGATGATCACCGATGACATCTGAGGGCTGGAAACTATTTCTAGCTCTTTTTTCAAAAATATCATAGAAGGGCTTATTTATGACAAAACCTAAAGCATGGTCTCTTGTTTATGACATTGCTAGCTTCCTCCTTCCCTTTTTGATAATGTTTTTTGTTCTTTTGTCAATGGGAATTTCATATGGCAGTGAGAAAACCATTTTAGCTAGTGATGGCTTTCATCAATATGTTATTTTTGCGCAAGCCCTAAGAAATATTCTTCATGGGGCTGATAGTATTTTTTACACCTTTACCAGTGGCCTAGGTGTAAACTTTTTTGCTCTGGCTAGCTATTATCTAGGCAGCCTTTTGTCTCCTCTTGTCTATTTTTTAATCTGCAATCCATGCCAGATGCTATCTATCTCTTGACACTTATTAAATTTGGTTTGATCGGGCTTGCCGCTTATTTCTCCTTTCATCGTATTTACCCTAAAATCAAACCCTTTTTAGTCCTGACATTATCAGTCTCTTACTCCCTAATGAGCTTTCTGACAAGCCAGCTAGAGCTTAACAACTGGTTAGATGTTTTTATTCTTCTACCAATTGTCTTACTGGGGCTCTATCGGCTGATTACTCAAACCAAGCCCTTGCTTTATTATAGCTCACTTAGTCTTCTCTTTATCCAGCATTATTATTTTGGATATATGGTTGCTATCTTTATTTTTTATTATTTCTAGTCAACCTTATATCACTAGACACATGGAAAAGACGGTTAAGAGCCTGTTTAAGCTTTACATCAGTGTCAATCTTATCAGCCTTAACAAGTGCTTTTATACTCATACCGGCCTATCTAGACCTAACAGCCTACGGTGAAACACTCTCTCCAATCAATCAGATTATCATTAAGCCTATAGGAGCCTTTGATTTATTAGCAAAGCTATCACTTGGTGCCTATGATACGACAAAGTTTAATGCGATTCCCATGATATTTATTGGTCTGTTGCCTTCATTGTTAAGTATCGTCTTTTTCACCTTAAAATCTATTAGCTGGCGCTTAAGACTGGGCTATGGGCTGCTTTTAGGACTCATCATGGCTAGCTTTTATCTTCAGCCCTTAGATTTATTTTGGCAGGGCATGCATGGACCCAATATGTTTTTGCACCGCTATTCGTGGTCATTTTCAATCATTATCATTATTTTAGCCTGCGAAGCCCTTTCTAGACAAAAAGACATTACTAACACTAGAATAATCTTTGCCTTTATATTATTAAGCTGCTTATTAACACTTCCTTATCTGACAATGGATCAGTATAGCTTTTTACAGCCTAGTTTATTGATCTTAAGTCTTGCCTTTTTAGCGGCATATCTTATTTTATTGTTAAGCATGCAAAAACCTCTGTACCAATGCCATTTTTAATCTTTTTTACCCTACTGTTTAGCTGTTTAGAAACCAGTTTAAATACCTATTATCAGCTTAATGGCATTCATCATGAATGGGTGTTTCCATCACGTAAGGGCTATAGTAGAGCTTTACAGGATATTGACAGACTTGTCAAGAAAACAGCTGATAGCAATGATCAGTTTTTCAGACTGGAGCAGCTCCTACCACAAACAGGCAATGATAGTATGAAATACAGCTATAATGGCATTTCTCAATTTTCATCTATCCGAAATCGTCACTCCAGCTCCCTTCTGGATCGTCTAGGCTACCAGTCTGCTGGAACAAATCTAAACCTTCGCTATCAAAACAACACTCTCATCATGGATAGTCTTTTAGGGATAAAATACAATCTTAGCTACCATCAGCTTCATAAATTTGGCTTTTCAAGGATAGCCTCCAGTCATCACACTACACTCTATCAAAATCACTATAGCAGCAATCTAGCTATCTTAACAGATAACATTTACAAAGATGTCAAGTTA carries:
- a CDS encoding membrane protein, which codes for MPDAIYLLTLIKFGLIGLAAYFSFHRIYPKIKPFLVLTLSVSYSLMSFLTSQLELNNWLDVFILLPIVLLGLYRLITQTKPLLYYSSLSLLFIQHYYFGYMVAIFIFYYF
- a CDS encoding membrane protein — protein: MSILSALTSAFILIPAYLDLTAYGETLSPINQIIIKPIGAFDLLAKLSLGAYDTTKFNAIPMIFIGLLPSLLSIVFFTLKSISWRLRLGYGLLLGLIMASFYLQPLDLFWQGMHGPNMFLHRYSWSFSIIIIILACEALSRQKDITNTRIIFAFILLSCLLTLPYLTMDQYSFLQPSLLILSLAFLAAYLILLLSMQKPLYQCHF
- a CDS encoding membrane protein; translated protein: MTKPKAWSLVYDIASFLLPFLIMFFVLLSMGISYGSEKTILASDGFHQYVIFAQALRNILHGADSIFYTFTSGLGVNFFALASYYLGSLLSPLVYFLICNPCQMLSIS